The following is a genomic window from Bosea sp. RAC05.
CGCATCTCGGTCTGCCGGTCGAAGCCGTTGAAGATTTCCGCCATCATCTCGTGCGGGTCGCGGCGGCGCGTCGCGGTCAGCGTGGCGACGAATTCGGTGCGCAGCGTGTTCTCGATATGGTCGAGCGCTTCCTTCTGGACCGATTCGAGCCGCAGCATCCGCCCGACGACCTCGATCGAGAGATCATTGGGCAGGTTGCGCAGCACATTGGCTGAGTGCTCGGGGCGGATCTTGGAGAGAATCACGGCGATCGTTTGCGGGTACTCGTTCTTCAGGAAGTTGGCGAGCACCACGGCATCGATGTTGCCGAGCTTCTGCCACATGTTGCGGCCGGCGGGGCCGCGGATTTCTTCCATGATCATGGCGACCTGGTCGGTCGGCAGGATCTTCTCGAGCAGCGAGATCGTACGGTCGAAGGAGCCGGTGACGGCGCCGGCGCTGGACAGCTTGCCCACGAAATCCAGCATCAGCCGCTCGACATCGTCGGCATCGACCGTGCCGAGCTCCGCCATGGCGCGGGTGATGATGCGGATTTCCTCGTCGTCGAGCTCCGACCAGATGTTCTTGCCGTGCTGTTCCCCCAGCACGAGCAGGATGACCGCGGCCCGCTGCGGCCCGGTCATCTCGTCGATGTTGGTGACGCCGATGCCACCGCCCTCGATGGAGCCGGTGTCCCGGCCGCCAGCGGCGCGCGTCGCGAGGGAACGTTCGTCGGCCATGGCTCAGTGACCCGTCATGCCGCGGCTCTTTCGTGGATCCAGGTCCGCAGCACCGCGACGCTGTCCGCCGGGTTCTGCGCGACCATCTGGCCGATCTTCTCGACCGACTGAGCCTTGAGCTGCCCCTTGATCTGCGCGACGGCGAGCATCCGCTCCGACGGCATGTCGACCTGGAGCGGATCGCCTTCGCCACCGGTGGCCAGCGCCCGCGTACCCGCCGGATCGCCCGTGGAATCGGGCGCGGCGATCG
Proteins encoded in this region:
- the fliG gene encoding flagellar motor switch protein FliG gives rise to the protein MTGPQRAAVILLVLGEQHGKNIWSELDDEEIRIITRAMAELGTVDADDVERLMLDFVGKLSSAGAVTGSFDRTISLLEKILPTDQVAMIMEEIRGPAGRNMWQKLGNIDAVVLANFLKNEYPQTIAVILSKIRPEHSANVLRNLPNDLSIEVVGRMLRLESVQKEALDHIENTLRTEFVATLTATRRRDPHEMMAEIFNGFDRQTEMRFLSALDVSNQDSAARIRALMFTFEDLGKLDPAGLQTLMRQVDKDTLTRALKGASESMRDFFFSAMSQRAVKNMQDDIQSLGPIRLKEVDEAQTKLVTLTKELADKGEIVLSKGNSEDELVY